From a single Hugenholtzia roseola DSM 9546 genomic region:
- a CDS encoding TolC family protein, producing the protein MKNIKKTILLLLPLFFLNGCKIPTFETKEAQTALPQTFSTQKIAAQANIATLGWKDYFQDSLLIALIDTALSHNQELNMRLQEVLIEQNEIQARKGEYLPFVSLRAGAGVEKEGRYTRLGAVEENLEIKPDTHFPEPLPNYMFGLYASWELDVWKKLRNAKKSAALRYLASVEGNRFFITTLIAEIAESYYELLALDNLLKIIEQNIKLQENVLQAIKLEKEAAKVSQLAVNRFEAQYLNTQNLQYQVRQEITVIENKINFLMGQYPQPIRRNALVFDTLQVRAEAIGAPAQLLTQRPDIKQAELKLAAAKLDVQVAKAYFYPALSLDAGIGMQAFQPALLFNLKSLLFNAATNLAAPLVNRNAIQALYKNANAKQVQAVYYYEQTLLNAYLEVCNQLAQVENFNKSYELKNKEVDILMQSIGISTNLFRAARADYMEVLLTQREALDAKIELIEIKRKQMQAKVNLYRALGGGWN; encoded by the coding sequence ATGAAAAATATAAAAAAAACGATACTCCTTTTGCTACCCTTATTTTTTTTGAATGGCTGCAAAATCCCGACTTTCGAAACCAAAGAGGCACAAACTGCCCTACCCCAGACTTTTTCTACCCAAAAAATAGCCGCACAAGCCAATATTGCCACTTTGGGGTGGAAAGATTATTTTCAAGATTCGCTTCTCATTGCCCTTATCGATACTGCCCTTAGCCACAATCAGGAACTTAATATGCGCTTGCAGGAGGTACTCATAGAGCAGAACGAAATTCAGGCACGCAAGGGCGAATACCTGCCCTTTGTTAGTTTGCGAGCAGGAGCAGGCGTAGAAAAAGAAGGGCGTTATACCCGTTTGGGGGCAGTGGAGGAAAACCTTGAAATCAAGCCCGACACGCATTTTCCCGAACCGTTGCCCAATTATATGTTTGGTTTGTATGCGTCTTGGGAGTTGGACGTTTGGAAAAAATTGCGAAACGCAAAGAAATCTGCCGCCCTTCGTTATTTGGCAAGTGTGGAAGGCAATCGCTTTTTTATCACGACGCTTATCGCCGAAATTGCCGAATCTTACTATGAACTCTTGGCTTTGGATAATTTACTAAAAATTATTGAACAAAATATCAAATTACAAGAAAACGTACTACAAGCCATCAAACTCGAAAAAGAAGCCGCTAAGGTGTCCCAACTTGCCGTTAATCGTTTTGAGGCACAGTACCTCAATACACAGAATTTGCAGTATCAGGTGCGCCAAGAAATTACGGTCATTGAAAATAAAATAAACTTTTTAATGGGACAATATCCGCAACCTATTCGCCGAAATGCCCTTGTTTTCGATACCTTGCAAGTGAGGGCGGAAGCTATCGGTGCGCCTGCCCAGCTTCTCACACAGCGTCCCGACATCAAGCAAGCCGAATTGAAGTTGGCGGCTGCAAAATTAGACGTACAAGTGGCGAAAGCCTATTTCTACCCTGCCCTTAGCCTCGATGCAGGTATTGGCATGCAAGCCTTTCAGCCTGCCTTACTTTTCAATCTCAAATCTTTGCTCTTTAATGCAGCTACTAATTTGGCAGCTCCTTTAGTCAATAGAAATGCGATTCAGGCACTCTACAAAAATGCCAATGCCAAGCAAGTGCAGGCGGTTTATTACTACGAACAGACCCTTCTCAATGCCTATCTTGAAGTCTGCAATCAGCTTGCGCAGGTAGAAAATTTTAATAAAAGTTATGAGCTAAAAAATAAAGAAGTTGATATTTTGATGCAATCTATTGGCATTTCTACCAATCTCTTTCGTGCTGCACGCGCCGACTACATGGAAGTTTTGCTTACCCAGCGCGAAGCCCTCGATGCTAAAATCGAGCTTATCGAAATCAAAAGAAAGCAGATGCAAGCAAAAGTCAATCTTTATCGCGCCTTAGGTGGAGGCTGGAATTAG
- a CDS encoding efflux RND transporter permease subunit, with translation MFRKFIQRPVLAIVISLLIIFLGALAIATRPISQFPEIAPPRVMVFIHYPGASADVLVNSTLIPLERSINGVQDMQYILSDATSAGEATIQIVFEPGTDPNAAVVNVKTRIDQVMNNLPPLVQREGVVITPMQPSMLMYVNLYSKDKNADEKFLYNYANVHLIPELQRIKGMGRAQILGSRQYAMRVWLKPDRMRAYNLSTEEVLAAIDEQSVIGRPGRLGQSSGKSAQSLEYVLTYKGRFNKPEEYGEIIVKATPEGEILKLKDVAEVELGSEFFDIYSNKDGYPAASIVLKQNFGSNASKVIEDIKLKLEEMKQDFPPGMDYEISYDVSKFVDASIDKVLHTLVEAFVLVAFVVFIFLGDWRSTLIPTLAVPVSLVGAFIFMQLLGLTINLITLFALVLAIGIVVDDAIVVVEAVHAKMEEFTHLTPYQAVRLVLDEISGAIIAITLIMMAVFIPVAFMSGPVGIFYRQFSITMVSAIFLSGVVALTLTPVLCAIILKNKHGKVRKRNFIEIALESFNHKFEKGTNLYVDLLRLIVNRRVVTFAVLLAFAFGVVFVNEELPSGFIPNEDQGMIYAIIQTPPGTTLERTNAVARELQKIAEEVEGIQSVSSLAGYEILTEGRGSNAGTCLINLKDWNERHHSVHHIIEELEEKTKDLGAIIEYFEPPAVPGYGSSDGFSLRLLDKGTTTDYQEFDKINQDFMAALAQRKELTGLFTFFAANYPQYELIIDNELAMQKGVSIGRAMENLDVLIGSTYEQGFIRFGNFFKVYTQAAPEYRKMPSDITNLFIKNDHDEMVPYSSFMTVKKTQGPNEITRFNLYMSASIRGVPAKGYTSGDAIKAIQEVAKQTLPQGYDIAWEGLSYDEAKRGNEAIYIFVVVLVFVYLVLAAQYESFIIPLAVIFSLPPGVFGSFLLLEQMGLANDIYAQIGLIMLVGLLGKNAVLIVEFAVQKHEQGATVLEAAIEGAKARFRPILMTSFAFIAGLIPLVIATGAGAIGNRTIGASSLGGMLFGTIFGVIIVPGLYYIFGKIAEGRKLIKDEDESPLTEHEEHS, from the coding sequence ATGTTTCGTAAATTTATTCAACGCCCTGTACTGGCGATAGTCATTTCGCTGCTCATCATTTTTTTGGGAGCTTTAGCGATTGCGACCCGACCAATTTCTCAATTCCCTGAAATTGCGCCGCCGCGTGTCATGGTTTTCATTCACTACCCAGGGGCAAGTGCTGACGTTTTGGTCAATTCTACCCTGATTCCCTTAGAACGTTCCATCAATGGCGTGCAAGACATGCAGTATATCCTTTCTGATGCTACCAGCGCGGGGGAGGCGACGATACAAATTGTCTTCGAGCCGGGTACAGACCCCAATGCTGCCGTCGTCAATGTCAAGACGCGCATAGACCAAGTCATGAACAATTTGCCCCCTTTGGTGCAGCGCGAAGGGGTTGTGATTACACCTATGCAGCCGAGCATGCTTATGTATGTCAATTTGTATAGTAAAGATAAAAATGCAGATGAGAAATTTTTGTATAATTATGCCAACGTGCATTTGATTCCCGAATTGCAACGCATTAAAGGCATGGGACGCGCTCAAATTTTGGGAAGCCGCCAATATGCCATGCGCGTGTGGCTCAAACCCGACAGAATGAGAGCCTACAACCTTTCCACCGAAGAAGTGTTGGCGGCGATAGACGAGCAAAGCGTTATCGGACGACCCGGACGCTTGGGGCAGAGTTCGGGCAAATCGGCACAATCCTTAGAATACGTCCTGACCTACAAAGGGCGATTTAATAAACCCGAAGAATATGGCGAAATTATCGTCAAGGCAACACCCGAAGGCGAAATTTTGAAGCTCAAAGATGTGGCAGAGGTAGAATTGGGTAGTGAATTTTTCGACATCTATTCTAACAAAGACGGCTACCCTGCGGCTTCCATTGTCTTGAAGCAGAACTTTGGCAGCAACGCCAGCAAGGTCATCGAGGACATCAAACTCAAATTAGAGGAGATGAAACAAGATTTTCCGCCCGGTATGGATTACGAAATTAGCTACGACGTATCCAAATTTGTAGATGCCTCGATAGATAAGGTCTTACATACCCTTGTGGAGGCTTTTGTCTTGGTTGCCTTTGTGGTCTTCATTTTTTTGGGCGATTGGCGTTCTACCCTTATTCCTACTTTGGCAGTGCCTGTTTCGCTTGTGGGGGCATTTATTTTTATGCAACTCTTGGGGCTTACCATCAATCTTATCACGCTTTTCGCCTTAGTGTTGGCGATTGGGATTGTCGTAGATGATGCGATTGTGGTAGTGGAAGCCGTCCATGCGAAGATGGAAGAATTTACGCACCTAACGCCCTATCAGGCAGTTCGTTTGGTTCTCGATGAAATCAGCGGCGCAATTATCGCCATTACCTTGATTATGATGGCGGTTTTTATTCCTGTGGCTTTTATGAGCGGTCCGGTGGGGATATTTTACCGTCAATTTTCTATTACGATGGTGAGTGCGATTTTCCTTTCGGGGGTTGTCGCCCTGACGCTCACGCCTGTTCTTTGCGCCATTATTTTGAAAAATAAACATGGCAAAGTTAGGAAGCGCAATTTTATAGAAATTGCATTAGAAAGTTTTAACCATAAATTTGAAAAAGGCACGAATCTTTATGTCGACTTGTTGCGCCTTATTGTCAATCGAAGGGTGGTTACTTTCGCGGTTTTGCTTGCCTTTGCCTTTGGGGTTGTTTTTGTAAATGAGGAACTGCCCAGCGGCTTTATACCCAACGAAGACCAAGGCATGATTTACGCCATTATCCAAACGCCCCCGGGAACGACGCTTGAAAGAACCAACGCCGTTGCGCGTGAGCTACAAAAAATTGCTGAGGAGGTAGAGGGTATCCAATCGGTTTCTTCTTTGGCGGGTTATGAAATCCTGACCGAAGGGCGCGGCTCGAATGCAGGCACTTGCCTTATCAACCTAAAAGATTGGAACGAAAGGCATCATTCGGTTCATCATATCATTGAAGAATTAGAAGAAAAAACAAAGGACTTAGGTGCGATTATCGAATACTTCGAGCCGCCTGCTGTCCCCGGTTATGGTTCTTCTGATGGTTTTTCGTTGCGCTTATTAGACAAAGGCACAACCACAGACTATCAAGAATTTGACAAAATCAACCAAGATTTTATGGCTGCCTTAGCCCAGCGAAAAGAGCTAACAGGGCTTTTTACCTTCTTTGCTGCCAACTACCCCCAATACGAACTCATCATCGACAACGAATTAGCCATGCAAAAAGGCGTTTCTATCGGCAGGGCAATGGAAAACCTCGACGTGCTTATCGGCAGTACCTACGAACAGGGCTTTATCCGTTTTGGCAACTTCTTCAAAGTTTATACCCAAGCAGCCCCCGAATATCGCAAGATGCCTTCCGACATCACAAACCTTTTCATCAAAAACGACCATGACGAAATGGTGCCGTACTCCTCCTTCATGACGGTGAAAAAGACGCAAGGACCCAACGAAATCACGCGCTTCAACCTCTACATGTCGGCTTCCATACGGGGCGTACCTGCCAAAGGCTACACCAGCGGTGATGCCATCAAAGCGATACAGGAAGTAGCCAAACAAACGTTGCCACAAGGCTACGACATCGCTTGGGAAGGGCTTTCCTACGACGAGGCAAAGCGCGGAAACGAGGCAATTTATATTTTCGTTGTTGTTTTAGTCTTTGTTTATTTGGTTTTGGCTGCCCAATATGAAAGTTTTATCATTCCCTTAGCCGTTATTTTCTCACTGCCTCCGGGCGTATTTGGGTCATTTTTGCTTTTGGAGCAGATGGGATTAGCCAACGATATTTATGCCCAAATTGGGCTTATTATGTTGGTCGGATTGTTGGGTAAAAATGCCGTTCTGATTGTAGAATTTGCCGTTCAGAAACACGAACAAGGCGCAACCGTTTTAGAAGCCGCCATCGAAGGGGCGAAGGCGCGTTTTCGCCCTATCTTGATGACCTCTTTTGCCTTTATTGCGGGTCTGATTCCGCTCGTGATTGCCACAGGTGCAGGGGCGATTGGCAATAGAACCATTGGCGCATCTTCTTTGGGTGGTATGCTTTTCGGTACAATTTTCGGCGTAATTATCGTTCCGGGTCTGTATTATATTTTCGGAAAGATTGCCGAAGGTAGAAAACTTATCAAAGACGAAGACGAATCGCCCTTGACCGAACACGAAGAACATAGCTAA
- a CDS encoding efflux RND transporter periplasmic adaptor subunit: MYFTKFTFLLVGIALFLQGCQSHAEKPHEVGKLLVTTPFAQDTTILKEYVCQIRAIQHIEIRALERGYLQETFVDEGQLVRKGTQMFQIMPALYQAETHKAEAEVNFAKIEYQNTKVLADSNIVSKNELALAKAKLDKANAELELAQAHLNFTKIQAPFDGIMNRLEVRLGSLVEEGELLTTLSDNSKMWVYFNVPEAEYLDYATNGKKGEPLKVRLQMANKKIFDQVGIVETIEADFNNETGNIAFRATFPNPNAILRHGETGNILMPTTLENALLIPQKATFEVLDKKYVYVVDDKNRVQTRLIEVAAELPHLYIVSKGLSVEDKVLIEGLRKVKNNQEIEYNFEEPEKVLTALNALHAE; this comes from the coding sequence ATGTACTTTACAAAATTTACTTTTCTACTCGTAGGAATTGCACTTTTCCTACAAGGCTGCCAGAGTCATGCCGAAAAACCGCACGAAGTAGGCAAACTTTTGGTAACGACTCCTTTTGCACAAGATACTACCATTCTCAAAGAGTATGTCTGTCAAATTCGCGCCATTCAACATATCGAGATACGTGCCTTAGAAAGAGGCTACTTGCAGGAAACCTTTGTAGATGAAGGACAGCTTGTAAGAAAAGGAACGCAGATGTTTCAAATTATGCCTGCCCTTTATCAGGCAGAAACACACAAGGCAGAGGCAGAGGTGAACTTTGCCAAGATAGAGTATCAAAATACCAAAGTGTTGGCAGATAGCAATATTGTTTCTAAAAATGAATTAGCCTTAGCAAAGGCGAAATTAGACAAAGCCAATGCGGAATTAGAATTGGCACAGGCGCATCTGAATTTTACCAAAATACAAGCTCCTTTTGATGGCATCATGAACCGCTTGGAAGTGCGTTTGGGCAGTTTGGTAGAAGAAGGCGAGCTACTCACTACTTTGTCGGACAATAGCAAAATGTGGGTCTATTTCAATGTTCCCGAAGCAGAATATTTAGACTATGCCACCAATGGCAAGAAAGGCGAACCCTTGAAAGTCAGGCTTCAAATGGCAAATAAAAAGATTTTTGACCAAGTAGGTATTGTAGAAACCATCGAGGCAGACTTCAACAACGAAACGGGCAATATTGCCTTTCGCGCCACCTTTCCCAATCCGAATGCGATTTTAAGACATGGCGAAACAGGAAATATCCTAATGCCTACAACGCTTGAAAATGCGTTGCTCATTCCACAGAAGGCTACTTTTGAGGTCTTAGACAAAAAATATGTCTATGTGGTAGATGATAAAAATCGCGTACAGACCCGCCTAATTGAGGTAGCCGCCGAATTGCCACACCTTTATATCGTGAGCAAGGGGCTTTCGGTAGAGGATAAGGTCTTGATAGAGGGCTTGCGAAAGGTGAAAAATAATCAGGAGATTGAATATAATTTCGAGGAGCCAGAAAAGGTCTTGACGGCTTTAAATGCCTTGCATGCAGAATAA
- a CDS encoding Rpn family recombination-promoting nuclease/putative transposase: MIIFEKSSKRQTYLTFCIFVANSKIQNFMSKKLIRFDWAMKKLLRHKANFGILEGFLSELLRFDVTIESILESEGNKQDEYDKYNRVDILVKSQNNELMLVEVQQDSEIDYFHRMLFGVSKLVTEYIKEGEPYGTIKKIYSINIVYFGLGQGKDYVYEYKGEFVGLHEKDILTPTTLQKQDFKVEKVSDIFPKYYILKVNNFNNVAKNTLDEWVYFLKNSEVKDTFKAKGLDKAKEKMRYESLTEEEKKMYDRFQENRRIEISVEYTAKLEAKQEKAVEMANIMLVNNEPNDKIVLYTGLTVEQIEALRNEKD; the protein is encoded by the coding sequence GTGATAATCTTTGAAAAGTCAAGTAAACGACAAACTTACTTGACTTTTTGTATCTTTGTAGCAAATTCTAAAATTCAAAATTTTATGAGCAAAAAGCTAATTCGTTTTGATTGGGCAATGAAAAAATTGCTACGCCACAAAGCCAATTTCGGTATTTTGGAAGGTTTTTTATCGGAGTTGCTTCGTTTTGATGTAACAATAGAGAGCATTTTAGAAAGCGAAGGCAACAAGCAAGACGAATATGATAAGTATAACCGAGTAGATATTTTGGTAAAAAGTCAAAATAATGAGCTAATGCTTGTAGAAGTGCAGCAAGACTCTGAAATTGATTATTTCCATCGTATGCTTTTTGGTGTTTCCAAATTAGTTACGGAATATATCAAAGAAGGCGAACCTTACGGCACTATCAAAAAAATCTACTCTATCAATATTGTTTATTTTGGTTTAGGGCAAGGCAAGGATTATGTCTATGAATACAAAGGAGAGTTCGTCGGCTTGCACGAAAAGGATATTTTAACCCCAACAACTTTGCAAAAACAAGATTTCAAAGTGGAAAAGGTATCTGATATTTTTCCAAAATACTATATTTTGAAAGTAAATAACTTTAATAATGTTGCCAAAAATACGCTTGATGAATGGGTTTATTTTCTTAAAAATAGCGAAGTAAAAGATACTTTCAAAGCGAAAGGCTTGGACAAGGCAAAAGAAAAAATGCGTTACGAAAGTTTGACAGAAGAAGAAAAGAAAATGTATGACCGTTTTCAAGAAAACAGACGTATTGAAATTAGTGTAGAATACACAGCAAAGTTAGAAGCAAAGCAAGAAAAAGCAGTTGAAATGGCTAACATTATGTTAGTAAATAATGAACCTAACGACAAAATTGTTCTTTACACAGGTTTAACAGTTGAACAAATAGAAGCATTGCGTAACGAAAAAGACTAA
- a CDS encoding barstar family protein — protein MMGNKMTFSCQNISSLAQFHTEIGKLLEFPDFYGKNWDAFWDAITGLVETHTASLQKISPKDFEILCQIVKDYNQFFANHEKSIVIY, from the coding sequence ATGATGGGAAATAAAATGACTTTCTCTTGCCAAAATATTTCCTCTCTTGCCCAATTTCATACAGAAATAGGTAAGTTATTGGAATTTCCTGATTTTTATGGCAAAAATTGGGACGCATTCTGGGATGCTATCACAGGTTTGGTAGAAACACATACGGCAAGTTTACAGAAAATTTCACCCAAAGATTTTGAGATACTTTGCCAAATAGTAAAAGACTATAACCAATTTTTTGCAAACCACGAAAAAAGTATTGTAATCTATTAA
- a CDS encoding Imm43 family immunity protein: MENFYFLDKKVQKGDLFINEYSESDEFDEHFAEGKPIESPEKMPQLYYDSKQQRKTDYLAGVMSFPVVSHRFKEILLQFEPSHLAFHPIQLIYKKTNEVDTSYSFMNILNHCACFDWEKSVFETYSSTEKVISRVYNLVIKPEAMQNSHIVRIKELRTIILLSARLKEEIEKSNLLGIDFMKLENYRK, encoded by the coding sequence ATGGAGAATTTTTATTTTTTGGATAAAAAAGTACAAAAAGGCGATTTGTTCATCAACGAGTATAGCGAAAGTGATGAATTTGATGAACATTTTGCAGAGGGTAAGCCCATAGAAAGCCCCGAAAAAATGCCACAATTATATTACGACTCAAAGCAACAACGTAAAACTGACTATTTGGCAGGCGTGATGTCTTTTCCTGTAGTTTCTCATCGATTCAAAGAAATTTTGTTACAATTTGAACCAAGCCATTTAGCATTTCACCCTATACAACTCATCTACAAAAAAACAAACGAGGTAGATACTTCTTATTCGTTTATGAATATTTTGAATCATTGTGCTTGTTTTGATTGGGAAAAATCTGTTTTTGAAACCTATTCTTCTACAGAAAAAGTAATATCAAGGGTGTATAATTTAGTCATCAAGCCAGAAGCAATGCAAAATAGTCATATTGTAAGAATAAAAGAACTACGCACTATTATCTTGCTCAGTGCAAGACTCAAAGAAGAAATTGAAAAATCTAACTTATTAGGCATTGATTTTATGAAATTAGAAAATTATAGGAAATAA